The genomic DNA CTGAGAGAGTGTGAAGAAGGAAACTCCAGTGGTTGCTGCTGGAGCTGAAGGAGCTTTGTGAGGTCATTGTCATCAAATGGCATGTATCCAGTCACCATGAGGTAAAGCACAACTCCAAGACTCCAGATATCAGCTTTAAAGGCATCATAAGGTTGCCCCTGAAGGATTTCAGGAGCAGCATAAGCAGTTGAGCCACAGTAGGTAGAACTTAAGCTGCTTCTATTTATGCATGTGGCAAAACCAAAATCAGTCAATTTTGGAGTGTTCTCAGATGTCATTAAAATATTTTCACATTTGAGGTCCCTGTGAGCTATTCCCTGACCATGACAATACATGACAGCTTGGACAATCTGCATAAAGATGTGTCTTGCTTCATCCTCTACAAGATAGTCTTTTGAGTCAATCAGTTCGAACAGATCAGACAGGGCTTCTTCCATAACAATAAATACAAGACCATTAGATGCTTCAATGATTTCATAGATTTGAACTATATTCGGATGAGAACATTGTGTCAGTATCGAAAGCTCTCTTGGAAGGAATTTGCTGATATAGTCAGGGGCAGATTGAGACTTATCAATTATTTTTATGACAACGAACTTACCTAATTTATGAGAGAAAGCCCTATTTACAGTTGAATAAGAACCTCTTCCTATCACCCTACAAAAATCATAGCCATGTTTATCTAAAGTGAGTCTGTGCTCCATATTACCTCTTCGTTTATTTTGTGCAGGGCCGGAAGGAGCAGACTGTGCTGGAGAAGCAGTCTGTAAGAGAATAATTATAGAATGTGAAGttattacaatattttttttagtctttcaaGTAAGGTAAACTAAGGGACTGATATTTAAATAATACTAGTTTCTGAATGACTGACCTTGTAAAAAAAACCAATTATTTTCTAAGCATTATTGACTTAATAGCAATTAATTTGCCAAGTTTATCCAGCATGTATGAAGAAATCTCTATGGAAcaaggatgggatttgatatacagtgctcccccgcaaatttgcagtcccggtcattcgcggtattttctgaccacgaatgactgggcaggagagggcaaccagagaggcaggagagggcagccggagcgccggcgagtgaaggaaatcacagagctcctgattggtgaggcccgactttagtacaggaagaggcggtcggagcatacagcgagtgatttccttcactcaccagcactccggctgccctctcctgtctcccctgctaaaaaacatattcgcggtttttcaacattcgcggtggTTCCTGGAACGAAACCCCCACTAATATCGGGGGAAGTCtgtaccgcctttctgtggttacagtcaaagcagtttacatattatgtaCAAGTACTtaatttgtacctggggcaatgaagggttacgtgacttgcccagagtcacaaagagccgCAGTGGGAATCAATCCTAGGTTCTCAGACTCCTCTTTCACTCCTATTTAGCAAATGTTTCATAATCTTGAGTTATCATACTAATGATTttactttattaataataatataagGATGTCagctaaaacatttaaaaaaacacatttcatcCTGTAAAGTTTAAGCAATAAATCTGCTGGTTTTAAAAGGTGGAATAAGTCATACTTCATAAAAAGTTACCTCATACTGAAGAGAAACCAAAGAGTAAAATGCAACAATGTCATTATAAGCTTTGCAAATATACCTTTCATTTATTTGGTACTACATCCTTTTTTAAAAGGAGAGATGCCTTGTTATGATAAAGCATACCTGACTTAACCATAAACAGTTAAGTTttgccatttttctctctctctccaatccTCTTCACTAATTACTGAATCACGAATGTTTGTGAAATTGTCATCATCAAATTGTGCACATCTTGCAGAACTCCAGAAATCGTACCTAAATACATTGTCAGGATGCCATTAGAGGTTTTCAAGAACAGCATAAACTCAAGGACCACAAGAGCTGAAATTTGGGATGTCTCCATGGCCATTCCCGAAAAGAGGCAAACCCAGTCAGATTTCTCTGGACTGTAGCTGGTCTAAAAGAAAAGCTGGTGGTCACATTTAGGGCCAGTTGCAATACTAAATGCTTCTTTCCACTTTGTGTGCGGAAAAGTGCTTAGTCCATCTGCCCCTAAATGCCTTACAAAGTATATTTTGCCTTGTGAGAGCTTTCTAGGGTACAGCATAATGACATCACTCCATGCATTGTGACTTACTTTTATTTACATGTACCAGACCTTATCTTAGAAATAAACTGAGGGAATCATCCTACACTTATCCATATACCATCTGTTTTCTCATTTTATCCTGCCTTGTTCCTTTACTGAAGGCCAGCTTATGCAAATTCTAGTCATTGGTTAATGGTTATTCATTCTTGCGAACTCTGACTGAGGAAGGATGCAATGATGATTTTCTAAGGAAATTCCAATGACTGTCACTTCTAGCAATATTTTGGATATGAGGTATAAATGCATGATACATTACTGACCCCAGAGTGTTTCAGAACCAGCATGAGCTGCAGAGCCACAACAGATAGAATGTAGAATGCTTCCCCCTATGGATGTGACAAAAAAGCTAAAGCCAGTCAGCTGGGGAGTGTTCTCTAACatgttttcagaatttagttgTCTATGGGCTATTTTCTGAACAAGACACCTTTCAAACAGCGTATTTAGAGTTGGTGGTGTGAAAAAAGCGCTGCCCACAAGATGAGTAAGACTCTGAGAGACTTTGAGTAAAGTTAAgcaattaaaatttatttattttttgggcccaaaaaggaTGCCCTCTGCACAGACATTGGCAAGACGGACACACCTGGCATAGTACATTCATTGAATATATAGTATATACAATCCTTTAGTTAGCCTCTCCTGCCTGTCTGCTCAATGAATAGAGCGGTACAGTTCACAAACTCTCAAATCCTTCACACCTACTTCCTGTCTCTCCACCCCTAATTACTTTCTCCCATTCCCCTTATTCTTCAGACCCTGACCATATTTACAGCTGCCCATATTTG from Geotrypetes seraphini chromosome 9, aGeoSer1.1, whole genome shotgun sequence includes the following:
- the LOC117366439 gene encoding testis-specific serine/threonine-protein kinase 3-like, which encodes MSITSGLIKGGSKVVPGITPLDSTFSFSVALQVSVPPFSIVGCTGADKLCNSSGVRGEIGSTTGGINSGASCAANIAPNTVPGRGRTPGPIGLSEVSPSKIEVCPPRSADTPAPTGTAKLVIAVCVDGEEAEKVGRTPLCLPLRFGIVKAEKRRQTASPAQSAPSGPAQNKRRGNMEHRLTLDKHGYDFCRVIGRGSYSTVNRAFSHKLGKFVVIKIIDKSQSAPDYISKFLPRELSILTQCSHPNIVQIYEIIEASNGLVFIVMEEALSDLFELIDSKDYLVEDEARHIFMQIVQAVMYCHGQGIAHRDLKCENILMTSENTPKLTDFGFATCINRSSLSSTYCGSTAYAAPEILQGQPYDAFKADIWSLGVVLYLMVTGYMPFDDNDLTKLLQLQQQPLEFPSSHSLSIFCKDIISSMLSRNPQKRISINNLLEHPWLCYP